A window of the Myxocyprinus asiaticus isolate MX2 ecotype Aquarium Trade chromosome 11, UBuf_Myxa_2, whole genome shotgun sequence genome harbors these coding sequences:
- the LOC127448475 gene encoding glucosylceramide transporter ABCA12-like: MASVQLISQALSLGPRLLCGTVVPTFQALHVLTTSVVNKSIDIYDLIFQTFVGDPSTYNTKVDWTSTLSQIVGFDVKTLRTLNINITSPAEVKVSELLKNTTLFVQDVEQYTSMPPLAIQALLESPLPSSNMQILTCLANLYQCTDPLSLGLHPTGQMIFSAFCNLSESEWYSMVILLVRHVDTKAILFKLMLSKEIQDLVALMLQMVQFLTEVMQRLVPALNKLQEYLATIGDLNLVANQEFHSLVRGKRSTMSSRATFNTISRALCKNGILTLFAITKLPIATETDPSVQADHKREELIQKFKIPHDASPFCMNLYLDMVNTTGGAVAWAFLKPMLLGQVLYSPDTPLTREIMRKSNSTLHQFGDLKLYAAEWIASSSYVMQSADLLTKTLPMLQNSLRNPFVQNFIQTQTGIDVSQMTATLSQFSNMTVLLEKNKFIMDQITTLSQLMMNLSSCVNFDRYKGFNSTDELDTQAEKLAQNRELYASIIFKLPEATSNSSLPPQIDYTIRMNIENVMRTDRARNPFWMKNSFISSTRTQRYNRGFVYLQESIERAIIEMQTGKAMDGPAVQIQAFPYPCYYQDEYLNSIAFAFPMALMISWVLFVAHFVKKLVHERELRLHEYMKMMGVNPISHFFAWFIESAVFLLFTIILLTIILKAGGILPRSDGFVLFLYLCDYGLSVLAISFLVSSFFDKTNIAGLSGSLIYVICFFPFIVLIHLEDNLSFSVKSALSLFSPTCLSYATQYISRYEKQEEGIQWRNMYVSPLAGDTSSFGWLCWLLLIDSIVYFIVGIYIRMVFPGKYGIGVPWYFPVTQSFWKDMFSCCNRTPKKIGRGLLFTNMMQEQSNDKNKGKGNFPANGEEDFSGLPVGVSLYGLTKTYGNRHAVDNLNLSFYEGQVTSLLGHNGAGKTTTMSLLTGLFAPTYGTIEVYGMDMQTSIDDVRKEMGVCMQYDVLFDHLTTKEHLLLYAQVKAPHWTKQEVNEQVHRILMETGMYAHRHKRVGTLSGGMKRKLSISIAFIGGSRLVVLDEPTTGVDPCSRRSIWDIVLQHKQERTIILSTHHLDEAEVLSDRIAFLERGGLKCCGSPFYLKDKLAKGYNLTLTKKVQTPDSKERFDNDELRAFIQSYLPDARQKEGEVGDLVYSLPPYSPQNAAAYQSLLTNLDQNLDRLQLGCYGISDTTLEEVFLQLTRDDMEPERSGACSVSENVTVNDTFASRDSIPDDLNSMYLGEKASLTGTSTVSGFALMAQRVMAMLLKRVHHSRRDWKGLFSQVVLPMLFVIAAMGLGSIKSDLQHFPKITLSPAQYHIDEQYAFFSNQNPNASSLVDTMMSYPGIDHFCMRDPTNSVCKERQRTGVQTWTTEGNSSATFTTCKCSKQVQSCPASGYDPPHIRNPSSQIVYNLTGINIENYLLVTANDFIRNRYGGWDFGKPVPLDLKMDMLEVPQNRTLTKVWYNPEGHHTMPAYLNSLNNFLLRTSLPPEKRQQYTISLSSHPYPGQVQDEDVMVGGLVSILVALCVLTGYSIMTASFVIYEVQEHHTGSKRLQQISGISEPFYWIINFFYDMALYMVPVVLSVVMVAAFQLPAFTERQNLAAVTVLLVLFGFATFPWMYLLSALFKDAEMAFIGYVCINLFISVNTIISTSIIYFLGQLNPNDQSVKDVYRTMSNVFLVFPQFSFGNGLMELARVDMQVQILSAFGVDAYKDPFTMDVLGWMFVSLFLQGFICFTLRLLINKSLLRKVRRLICHKRDFLQSYSPNEDEDVVAERLRVNSGAASADILQVNQLTKVYQHLKRRVQAVKQLSVGIPAGECFGLLGVNGAGKTTTFKMLTGDISPTDGSAKIRDIDGRMVDIINCRREGINIGYCPQVDALDDLLTGEEHLYFYARIRGISKRETDRVVNYLLKKLELNYHRHNTSESYSCGTRRKLSTALALIGNPQILLLDEPSSGMDPRSKRHLWKIISEQVMGKCAVVLTSHSMEECEALCTRLAIMVKGQFRCLGSLQHIKNRFGKGFTVKMYLAKASCDVDMISNFMQQNFPSTFLKDHHSNMVEYHVPVAPGGVASIFDQLESNKAILQIKHFSVSQTTLDEVFINFAMGKSDTDTQEETEGTDVDSLDSFNALTT, translated from the exons ATCTTGACATGTTTGGCAAACCTGTATCAGTGCACAGACCCGTTGTCTCTGGGACTGCACCCGACAGGGCAGATGATCTTCAGCGCTTTCTGTAATCTGTCAGAGAGTGAATGGTACAGCATGGTAATTCTCCTGGTTCGCCACGTGGACACGAAGGCCATTTTGTTTAAG CTGATGttatccaaagaaattcaggattTGGTGGCACTCATGCTACAGATGGTCCAGTTCCTGACAGAAGTGATGCAAAGGCTGGTACCTGCCCTGAACAAACTGCAAGAGTACCTTGCAACCATTGGAGATCTAAACCTGGTGGCCAACCAAGAGTTCCACAGT CTGGTAAGAGGAAAGCGATCCACCATGTCTAGCAGAGCAACCTTCAACACCATCTCTCGAGCCTTGTGCAAAAACGGCATCCTTACGCTTTTCGCCATCACTAAACTTCCAATTGCAACTGAGACTGATCCCTCTGTCCAGGCAGACCACAAGAGAGAAGAACTCATTCAGAAGTTTAAAATCCCTCATGATGCCA GTCCCTTCTGTATGAACCTCTACTTGGATATGGTAAACACCACAGGGGGTGCAGTGGCATGGGCATTCCTCAAACCCATGCTGTTAGGACAGGTCCTTTACTCACCAGACACACCTCTGACCAGAGAAATCATGAGAAAG TCAAATTCTACACTGCACCAGTTTGGCGATCTGAAGCTTTATGCTGCTGAATGGATAGCGTCATCGTCCTATGTCATGCAGTCTGCTGACCTTCTGACTAAAACCTTGCCAATGCTTCAG AACTCTCTACGCAATCCCTTCGTCCAAAACTTCATTCAGACCCAGACTGGTATTGATGTCTCACAAATGACAGCAACACTCAGCCAGTTCT CAAACATGACAGTTCTGTTGGAGAAAAACAAGTTTATCATGGATCAGATCACTACCCTCTCCCAGCTAATGATGAACCTCTCCTCCTGTGTCAACTTCGACCGCTACAAAGGCTTCAACTCCACTGATGAACTTGACACACAGGCAGAGAAACTGGCTCAGAACCGCGAGCTGTACGCCA GTATCATCTTCAAACTTCCCGAGGCAACCTCCAACTCCAGCCTGCCTCCTCAAATTGACTACACCATCCGCATGAATATCGAGAATGTCATGCGTACTGACCGCGCACGGAATCCCTTCTGGATGAAGAATTCCTTCATCTCATCCACAAGGACTCAACGGTACAACCGAGGCtttgtgtacttgcaggagagcattGAGAGAGCCATCATTGAAATGCAGACAGGAAAAGCCATGGATGGACCTGCGGTCCAGATCCAGGCCTTCCCTTATCCATGTTACTACCAGGATGA ATATCTCAACAGCATCGCTTTTGCCTTCCCAATGGCTCTCATGATTTCCTGGGTGCTTTTTGTTGCCCACTTTGTTAAGAAACTTGTCCACGAGAGAGAGCTGCGACTGCATGAG TACATGAAAATGATGGGAGTCAATCCAATCAGCCACTTCTTTGCCTGGTTTATTGAGAGTGCCGTCTTCCTTCTGTTCACCATCATCCTCCTCACCATCATTCTGAAAGCTGGTGGCATCCTTCCTCGCAGTGATGGCTTTGTGCTCTTCCTCTATCTGTGTGACTACGGCCTCAGCGTCCTCGCAATCAGCTTCCTGGTCAGCTCATTCTTTGATAAGACCAACATCGCGGGGCTGAGTGGCAGTCTTATCTATGTCATCTGCTTCTTCCCCTTCATAGTGCTGATCCACTTGGAGGACAACCTCTCGTTCTCTGTGAAGAGTGCTCTG AGTCTGTTTTCCCCAACATGCCTAAGTTATGCCACTCAGTATATCTCCCGCTATGAAAAACAGGAGGAAG GCATCCAGTGGAGAAACATGTATGTCTCTCCTCTGGCTGGAGACACTTCCTCATTCGGTTGGCTCTGCTGGTTGCTCCTCATTGACTCAATAGTGTATTTCATTGTTGGTATTTACATCCGCATGGTCTTCCCAG GAAAGTATGGCATTGGTGTGCCATGGTACTTCCCTGTGACACAATCCTTCTGGAAAGATATGTTCAGCTGCTGTAACAGAACACCAAAGAAGATTGGCAGAGGACTGCTCTTCACCAACATGATGCAGGAGCAAAGCAATGACAAGAACAAAG GTAAAGGTAACTTCCCGGCTAATGGAGAAGAAGACTTTTCAGGTTTACCTGTTGGAGTTTCACTGTATGGCCTGACGAAGACCTACGGCAACCGGCATGCTGTTGACAACCTGAACCTCTCTTTCTATGAGGGGCAGGTTACCTCTTTGCTGGGTCATAATGGAGCTGGAAAAACCACCACTAT GTCACTTCTGACGGGGTTGTTTGCACCCACCTACGGCACCATTGAGGTCTATGGGATGGATATGCAGACATCCATAGATGATGTACGTAAGGAAATGGGTGTGTGCATGCAATACGATGTCCTGTTTGACCATCTTACCACCAAAGAGCACCTGTTGCTATATGCTCAGGTCAAAGCCCCACACTGGACCAAGCAGGAAGTGAACGAACAAGTTCACAG AATCCTAATGGAAACAGGCATGTATGCCCACCGACACAAGCGTGTCGGCACCCTGTCAGGAGGTATGAAGAGGAAGCTATCCATCTCCATTGCCTTCATAGGAGGCTCACGACTGGTGGTGCTGGATGAGCCCACCACTGGTGTGGACCCCTGCTCTCGACGCAGCATCTGGGACATTGTCCTTCAACACAAGCAAG AGCGTACCATCATTCTTTCCACCCATCACCTGGATGAGGCTGAAGTTCTCAGTGACCGCATTGCTTTCCTAGAGCGTGGAGGCCTCAAATGCTGTGGTTCACCCTTCTACCTCAAAGACAAACTGGCTAAGGGCTACAACCTCACCCTCACAAAGAAG GTTCAGACTCCTGATTCAAAGGAGAGGTTCGACAATGATGAATTGAGGGCTTTCATTCAGTCCTACCTGCCTGACGCTCGGCAGAAGGAGGGAGAAGTGGGTGATCTGGTCTACTCCCTCCCACCATACAGCCCTCAGAATGCTGCTGCATACCAGTCTCTGCTCACCAATCTGGATCAGAACCTCGACAGGCTTCAGCTGGGCTGCTATGGCATTTCCGACACCACCCTGGAAGAG GTGTTCCTGCAGTTGACTCGAGATGACATGGAGCCTGAGAGAAGTGGGGCTTGCTCTGTGTCAGAGAATGTGACCGTGAATGACACTTTTGCCTCCAGAGACAGCATTCCAGATGACCTCAACAGCATGTACCTTGGAGAGAAAGCCA GCCTCACTGGCACCTCGACTGTGAGTGGGTTTGCCCTGATGGCACAACGTGTGATGGCCATGCTGTTGAAACGTGTGCATCACTCCAGGAGGGACTGGAAGGGGCTGTTCTCCCAGGTGGTCTTGCCCATGCTCTTTGTAATTGCTGCCATGGGCCTGGGCTCTATCAAGAGTGACCTTCAGCACTTTCCCAAGATTACGCTCTCACCTGCTCAGTACCACATTGATGAACAATATGCTTTCTTCAG CAATCAGAATCCCAATGCCAGCAGTCTTGTAGATACCATGATGTCCTATCCAGGCATTGACCACTTCTGTATGAGAGACCCCACAAACTC GGTTTGCAAAGAAAGACAAAGAACAGGAGTCCAGACCTGGACCACCGAAGGCAACAGCTCAGCTACATTTACCACCTGCAAATGTAGCAAACAAGTGCAG TCTTGTCCTGCATCAGGTTACGATCCACCTCACATAAGAAATCCATCATCCCAGATTGTCTATAACCTGACGGGCATCAACATAGAGAACTACCTGCTGGTCACCGCTAATGACTTCATTAGAAACAG ATATGGAGGCTGGGACTTTGGAAAACCCGTCCCACTTGATCTTAAGATGGATATGTTAGAAGTGCCACAGAACAGAACCCTTACTAAG GTTTGGTATAATCCAGAAGGCCACCACACCATGCCTGCCTACCTCAACAGCCTCAACAACTTTCTCCTGAGAACCAGTCTACCACCTGAGAAACGGCAACAATACA CTATCTCACTGTCTAGCCACCCATATCCTGGCCAAGTGCAAGACGAGGATGTCAT GGTGGGAGGTTTGGTCAGTATACTGGTTGCACTCTGTGTCCTCACTGGCTACTCCATCATGACTGCCAGCTTTGTCATCTACGAGGTTCAGGAACATCACACCGGTTCCAAGAGACTCCAACAAATCTCTGGCATCAGCGAGCCTTTTTATTGGATCATCAACTTCTTCTATGATATG GCTCTTTACATGGTTCCTGTGGTCCTGTCAGTGGTGATGGTAGCAGCATTCCAGCTCCCAGCCTTCACCGAGCGGCAAAACCTTGCCGCGGTCACAGTGTTGCTGGTGCTATTTGG CTTTGCCACCTTCCCTTGGATGTACCTTCTGTCTGCGTTATTCAAGGATGCAGAGATGGCTTTCATTGGCTATGTTTGCATCAATCTGTTCATCAGCGTCAACACCATTATCTCCACATCCATTATATACTTCCTTGGTCAGCTCAACCCGAATGACCAG AGTGTCAAGGATGTGTACCGCACCATGAGCAATGTGTTCCTAGTGTTCCCTCAGTTCAGCTTTGGGAATGGCTTGATGGAACTGGCTCGGGTTGACATGCAGGTGCAGATCTTGAGCGCTTTCGGGGTGGACGCCTATAAGGACCCCTTCACCATGGATGTACTGGGCTGGATGTTCGTCTCTTTGTTCCTGCAGGGTTTCATCTGCTTCACGCTCCGTCTGCTAATCAACAAGTCACTCCTTCGCAAAGTCAG ACGGTTAATCTGCCATAAGAGGGACTTCCTTCAGAGCTACAGTCCAAATGAAGATGAAGATGTGGTGGCTGAACGCTTGCGTGTGAACAGTGGGGCCGCTAGTGCAGATATTTTGCAGGTCAACCAGCTGACTAAAGTCTACCAGCACCTGAAGAGGAGGGTACAGGCTGTGAAGCAGCTGTCTGTGGGCATCCCAGCTGGCGAG TGTTTTGGATTGCTGGGAGTCAATGGTGCAGGAAAGACCACTACCTTCAAGATGCTGACAGGAGACATCAGCCCCACAGACGGCTCTGCTAAGATCCGTGACATTGACGG GAGAATGGTTGACATCATAAACTGCAGGAGAGAGGGCATAAACATTGGTTACTGCCCTCAGGTGGACGCACTGGATGACCTCCTGACTGGAGAGGAACATCTCTATTTTTATGCCCGAATTAGGGGTATCTCCAAGAGGGAGACTGACCGG GTTGTGAACTATCTGTTGAAAAAGTTGGAGCTGAATTACCACAGACACAACACAAGTGAGAGCTACAGTTGCGGCACGCGCCGGAAGCTGTCGACAGCCTTGGCCCTGATTGGAAACCCACAGATCCTTCTATTG GATGAGCCCAGCTCTGGAATGGACCCACGTTCCAAACGTCACCTCTGGAAGATCATCTCGGAGCAGGTGATGGGCAAATGTGCTGTGGTTCTGACATCACACAG TATGGAGGAGTGTGAGGCCCTGTGCACCCGTCTAGCTATAATGGTGAAAGGACAGTTCAGATGTCTTGGCTCCCTGCAGCACATCAAGAACAG GTTTGGCAAAGGATTCACTGTGAAGATGTATTTAGCCAAGGCCTCCTGCGATGTAGATATGATCAGCAACTTCATGCAGCAGAATTTCCCCAGCACATTCCTAAAG GATCATCACTCCAATATGGTGGAGTATCATGTACCAGTTGCTCCTGGTGGTGTGGCTTCCATCTTTGACCAATTAGAGTCCAACAAGGCTATACTGCAAATCAAACACTTCTCAGTCAGCCAGACCACTCTAGATGAG GTTTTCATTAACTTTGCCATGGGGAAGTCGGACACAGACACTCAGGAAGAGACTGAAGGCACAGATGTTGACAGTCTAGACTCTTTCAATGCTTTGACCACATAA